In the Malaya genurostris strain Urasoe2022 chromosome 1, Malgen_1.1, whole genome shotgun sequence genome, one interval contains:
- the LOC131425538 gene encoding uncharacterized protein LOC131425538 isoform X1, with protein MDESNRNSTKLDIEAARLQSVATDKDNQVAEPKESYKKLSESELDQANLVAPEPNTNGAAMVRENGNYKDGEDERMLNGNGAGDAITDKDKLAQKEVEVKFISEQNGDARIDLEVERQQTFSGMTKEELMKYANDPFWIRLRWFLFILFWGLWVAMLVGAIYIIMDAPKCAAPVALKWWQEGPLVKIDEQNYKNQAETVQRYGAKGVIYELPADETYLVDTASVENKIKELVGTFTAKDIKVILDLTPNFVTRDDQLFKDALANPGSPSRSAFIWKESGSIPTNWLAVTGGGSAWKEVTSQQFVLAQFGADRVDLQLNDPIAKDKIKTTLRHLVQLGVQGFRLANAKHFIVDRDGKNDVNAEVEDKTLSHTDYGFWTHAHTTYQDGLGALLYELSTDVKNATNGEGFLSVNEDITRPEVFSVEGKLGLDLPEFGNVESVLRQPLGAESAKIIREDIHKTFGEINQYASAEGGKPWVQWSYDKNSLAQIPASEYNLFVFLLPGVPVVPLDILNYGNGSQTLIEHLEKYRGTPSYQHGTFAIYTDTNGTSVGYTRQKSGNPGYFVAFNLAEQQVEADFSHVEGIADELTVVLISENYRIPDIAAKSKVPSNAVPLSGRSALITTYVPKQG; from the exons GTGCTGCCATGGTACGTGAAAACGGCAATTATAAAGACGGTGAGGATGAGCGTATGCTCAACGGCAATGGAGCGGGCGATGCAATTACGGATAAAGACAAACTAGCCCAGAAGGAGGTTGAAGTGAAATTCATTTCCGAGCAGAATGGTGACGCCAGGATTGACTTGGAAGTGGAGCGTCAG CAAACCTTCTCCGGAATGACTAAGGAAGAGCTGATGAAATACGCCAACGATCCGTTCTGGATTCGATTGCGCTGGTTTCTGTTCATCCTGTTCTGGGGACTCTGGGTGGCAATGTTGGTCGGAGCCATCTATATAATTATGGATGCACCGAAGTGTGCCGCACCGGTTGCTCTGAAGTGGTGGCAAGAAGGACCGCTAGTTAAGATAGACGAGCAAAACTATAAGAACCAGGCCGAGACAGTCCAACGTTATGGTGCAAAGGGTGTTATTTACGAGCTACCTGCCGATGAAACCTATTTGGTTGACACAGCCTCGGTGGAGAACAAAATTAAGGAACTAGTGGGAACATTCAC TGCTAAAGACATCAAGGTCATCCTGGACTTGACACCCAACTTTGTCACCAGAGACGATCAGCTGTTCAAGGACGCTCTTGCTAATCCAGGTTCTCCATCGCGGTCTGCTTTTATTTGGAAGGAATCCGGATCGATTCCGACCAACTGGCTAGCCGTAACCGGTGGTGGTTCCGCATGGAAGGAAGTTACTTCGCAACAGTTTGTCCTAGCGCAGTTCGGAGCCGATCGGGTTGATTTGCAGCTAAACGATCCCATTGCAAAGGATAAGATCAAGACCACGCTGAGACATCTGGTCCAATTGGGCGTCCAAGGATTCCGTTTGGCCAACGCCAAGCACTTCATCGTTGATCGAGACGGAAAGAACGACGTAAACGCCGAAGTTGAAGATAAAACTCTATCGCATACAGACTACGGTTTCTGGACGCACGCACATACAACGTACCAAGATGGATTGGGAGCTCTGTTGTACGAATTGAGCACGGATGTTAAGAATGCTACCAATGGAGAAGGCTTCCTATCCGTAAACGAAGACATTACTCGCCCAGAAGTATTTTCCGTCGAGGGTAAGCTGGGACTAGATCTACCCGAGTTTGGAAATGTGGAAAGTGTTCTTAGACAACCACTGGGTGCCGAATCTGCGAAGATCATTAGGGAAGACATTCATAAAACGTTCGGCGAGATCAACCAGTATGCTTCCGCTGAAGGAGGCAAACCCTGGGTACAATGGTCTTACGATAAGAACTCTCTGGCACAAATTCCAGCCTCAGAATATAACTTGTTTGTGTTCCTTCTTCCTGGTGTTCCAGTAGTTCCATTGGATATTTTAAATTATGGAAACGGAAGCCAGACTTTAATTGAACATCTAGAGAAGTATCGGGGAACGCCATCTTATCAACATGGCACTTTTGCCATTTACACTGATACTAACGGAACTTCCGTTGGTTATACTCG GCAAAAATCTGGAAATCCAGGTTATTTCGTCGCCTTCAATCTAGCAGAACAGCAGGTCGAGGCAGACTTCAGTCATGTAGAGGGCATTGCCGATGAACTCACTGTCGTACTGATCAGTGAGAACTATCGTATTCCCGACATTGCTGCCAA GAGCAAAGTACCGTCCAATGCAGTACCGCTTTCGGGACGTTCCGCCCTCATTACTACCTATGTTCCCAAGCAAGGATAA
- the LOC131425538 gene encoding uncharacterized protein LOC131425538 isoform X2 — protein MVRENGNYKDGEDERMLNGNGAGDAITDKDKLAQKEVEVKFISEQNGDARIDLEVERQQTFSGMTKEELMKYANDPFWIRLRWFLFILFWGLWVAMLVGAIYIIMDAPKCAAPVALKWWQEGPLVKIDEQNYKNQAETVQRYGAKGVIYELPADETYLVDTASVENKIKELVGTFTAKDIKVILDLTPNFVTRDDQLFKDALANPGSPSRSAFIWKESGSIPTNWLAVTGGGSAWKEVTSQQFVLAQFGADRVDLQLNDPIAKDKIKTTLRHLVQLGVQGFRLANAKHFIVDRDGKNDVNAEVEDKTLSHTDYGFWTHAHTTYQDGLGALLYELSTDVKNATNGEGFLSVNEDITRPEVFSVEGKLGLDLPEFGNVESVLRQPLGAESAKIIREDIHKTFGEINQYASAEGGKPWVQWSYDKNSLAQIPASEYNLFVFLLPGVPVVPLDILNYGNGSQTLIEHLEKYRGTPSYQHGTFAIYTDTNGTSVGYTRQKSGNPGYFVAFNLAEQQVEADFSHVEGIADELTVVLISENYRIPDIAAKSKVPSNAVPLSGRSALITTYVPKQG, from the exons ATGGTACGTGAAAACGGCAATTATAAAGACGGTGAGGATGAGCGTATGCTCAACGGCAATGGAGCGGGCGATGCAATTACGGATAAAGACAAACTAGCCCAGAAGGAGGTTGAAGTGAAATTCATTTCCGAGCAGAATGGTGACGCCAGGATTGACTTGGAAGTGGAGCGTCAG CAAACCTTCTCCGGAATGACTAAGGAAGAGCTGATGAAATACGCCAACGATCCGTTCTGGATTCGATTGCGCTGGTTTCTGTTCATCCTGTTCTGGGGACTCTGGGTGGCAATGTTGGTCGGAGCCATCTATATAATTATGGATGCACCGAAGTGTGCCGCACCGGTTGCTCTGAAGTGGTGGCAAGAAGGACCGCTAGTTAAGATAGACGAGCAAAACTATAAGAACCAGGCCGAGACAGTCCAACGTTATGGTGCAAAGGGTGTTATTTACGAGCTACCTGCCGATGAAACCTATTTGGTTGACACAGCCTCGGTGGAGAACAAAATTAAGGAACTAGTGGGAACATTCAC TGCTAAAGACATCAAGGTCATCCTGGACTTGACACCCAACTTTGTCACCAGAGACGATCAGCTGTTCAAGGACGCTCTTGCTAATCCAGGTTCTCCATCGCGGTCTGCTTTTATTTGGAAGGAATCCGGATCGATTCCGACCAACTGGCTAGCCGTAACCGGTGGTGGTTCCGCATGGAAGGAAGTTACTTCGCAACAGTTTGTCCTAGCGCAGTTCGGAGCCGATCGGGTTGATTTGCAGCTAAACGATCCCATTGCAAAGGATAAGATCAAGACCACGCTGAGACATCTGGTCCAATTGGGCGTCCAAGGATTCCGTTTGGCCAACGCCAAGCACTTCATCGTTGATCGAGACGGAAAGAACGACGTAAACGCCGAAGTTGAAGATAAAACTCTATCGCATACAGACTACGGTTTCTGGACGCACGCACATACAACGTACCAAGATGGATTGGGAGCTCTGTTGTACGAATTGAGCACGGATGTTAAGAATGCTACCAATGGAGAAGGCTTCCTATCCGTAAACGAAGACATTACTCGCCCAGAAGTATTTTCCGTCGAGGGTAAGCTGGGACTAGATCTACCCGAGTTTGGAAATGTGGAAAGTGTTCTTAGACAACCACTGGGTGCCGAATCTGCGAAGATCATTAGGGAAGACATTCATAAAACGTTCGGCGAGATCAACCAGTATGCTTCCGCTGAAGGAGGCAAACCCTGGGTACAATGGTCTTACGATAAGAACTCTCTGGCACAAATTCCAGCCTCAGAATATAACTTGTTTGTGTTCCTTCTTCCTGGTGTTCCAGTAGTTCCATTGGATATTTTAAATTATGGAAACGGAAGCCAGACTTTAATTGAACATCTAGAGAAGTATCGGGGAACGCCATCTTATCAACATGGCACTTTTGCCATTTACACTGATACTAACGGAACTTCCGTTGGTTATACTCG GCAAAAATCTGGAAATCCAGGTTATTTCGTCGCCTTCAATCTAGCAGAACAGCAGGTCGAGGCAGACTTCAGTCATGTAGAGGGCATTGCCGATGAACTCACTGTCGTACTGATCAGTGAGAACTATCGTATTCCCGACATTGCTGCCAA GAGCAAAGTACCGTCCAATGCAGTACCGCTTTCGGGACGTTCCGCCCTCATTACTACCTATGTTCCCAAGCAAGGATAA